In Argonema galeatum A003/A1, one DNA window encodes the following:
- a CDS encoding glycosyl hydrolase family 57 yields MPTSSPSRTLPQLPELIDGLPNISGWEKEIISVVQQNQPVFLPKTNIRLSEVQAGFAIALHMHQPTIPAGYKGELISNLQYMFEHPQEGDNHNAAPFANCYSRMADLIPELVANGCNPRVMLDYSGNLLWGLRQMGRGDILENLKRITIDPNYQPYVEWLGTMWSHAVVPSTPIPDIKLHIQAWQHHFAAIFGWSALSRVKGFSPPEMHLPNHPDTFFEFIKALKECGYRWLLVQEHTIETLTGQSLAYKHLPHRLIARNSQGEEISITALIKTQGSDTKLVAQMQPYYEAKTLSRQMLGSVSVPPIVSQIGDGENGGVMMNEFPGAFLRASHEIAQNNGGKSGIVAMTGTEYLELIEAAGCNPDDYPTCQPIGQHQIWQRVKPENCNPDAVANAITELKQTNHNFHMDGASWTNHISWVKGYENVLSPMNQLSALFHEKVDPLLESEAESLTTQSRYREALLHNFLLQTSCFRYWGQGVWTDYAREIYRRGEAILQNQW; encoded by the coding sequence ATGCCTACTTCATCCCCATCGCGTACCCTACCCCAATTACCCGAACTAATTGACGGATTACCCAATATTTCCGGCTGGGAAAAAGAAATTATCTCAGTAGTTCAACAAAACCAACCAGTATTTTTACCCAAAACAAACATCCGCTTAAGCGAAGTACAAGCTGGATTTGCGATCGCGCTGCATATGCACCAGCCTACCATCCCCGCTGGGTATAAAGGAGAACTAATCTCCAACCTGCAATATATGTTTGAACATCCGCAGGAAGGAGACAACCACAACGCCGCACCATTTGCCAATTGTTATAGCCGCATGGCAGATTTGATACCAGAACTCGTCGCCAACGGTTGCAATCCTCGCGTTATGTTAGATTACTCTGGCAATCTCTTGTGGGGATTGCGACAAATGGGGCGCGGCGATATCCTAGAAAATCTCAAACGCATCACCATCGATCCCAATTACCAACCTTATGTAGAATGGCTTGGTACAATGTGGAGTCATGCAGTTGTTCCCTCCACACCGATACCAGATATCAAACTGCACATCCAAGCTTGGCAACATCATTTCGCCGCCATATTTGGTTGGTCAGCGCTATCTCGCGTCAAGGGATTTTCTCCTCCAGAAATGCACCTACCCAATCACCCAGATACCTTTTTTGAATTTATCAAAGCGCTAAAAGAATGCGGCTATCGTTGGCTATTAGTCCAAGAACACACAATCGAAACTCTCACCGGGCAATCTTTAGCATATAAACATCTACCTCACCGTCTAATTGCCCGCAATTCCCAAGGCGAAGAAATCAGCATCACCGCCTTAATCAAAACCCAAGGTTCCGATACCAAACTGGTAGCTCAAATGCAGCCCTACTACGAAGCAAAAACCCTATCTAGACAAATGTTAGGATCAGTTTCAGTACCACCAATAGTCAGTCAAATTGGCGATGGGGAAAACGGCGGCGTGATGATGAACGAGTTTCCTGGTGCTTTTTTGCGGGCTTCCCATGAAATAGCTCAAAATAACGGTGGAAAATCGGGCATCGTTGCCATGACAGGTACAGAGTATTTGGAATTAATTGAGGCGGCGGGTTGCAATCCCGACGATTATCCTACCTGTCAACCAATTGGTCAACACCAAATTTGGCAACGAGTTAAACCAGAAAACTGTAACCCGGATGCAGTAGCAAATGCCATTACTGAATTGAAGCAAACTAACCATAACTTTCACATGGATGGTGCTTCCTGGACAAATCACATCAGTTGGGTAAAAGGATACGAAAATGTTTTGAGTCCGATGAATCAACTCAGCGCTTTGTTTCACGAAAAAGTCGATCCATTACTGGAATCAGAGGCCGAATCTCTTACCACACAATCGCGCTATCGCGAAGCATTGTTGCACAATTTTTTGCTGCAAACAAGCTGTTTTCGATACTGGGGGCAAGGAGTTTGGACAGACTATGCGCGTGAGATTTACCGACGCGGTGAAGCGATCCTGCAAAATCAATGGTAG
- the shc gene encoding squalene--hopene cyclase, whose amino-acid sequence MQTQDRTNVSSVEAAIAASQNYLLSIQYPDGYWWVELESNVTMMAEVVLLHKVWGTDKTRPLHKAETYLRREQRSHGGWELFYGDGGNLSTSVEAYMALKLLGVPETDRAMKNARDFILERGGISKTRIFTKFHLALIGCYSWRGIPSIPPWIMLLPESFPFTIYEMSSWARSSTVPLLIVFDRKPVFITDPAITLDELYAEGAGNVKFELPRSSDWTDLFVILDDAFKLAENLNLVPFRQEGLKAAEKWVLERQEETGDWGGIIPAMLNSLLGLRCLDYDVADPIVERGLQALDRFAIETEDTYRMQPCVSPVWDTALVMRSLVDSGMTPNHPALVRGGEWLLDKQILDYGDWAVKNKQGKPGAWAFEFVNRFYPDVDDSAVVVMALNGVQLPNEKLKQAAIARTVAWIATMQCQGGGWAAFDLNNNADWLNLLPYADLKAMIDPNTADVTARVLEMLGSGNLSIDNHSLSRALDYLKNEQEPEGCWFGRWGVNYIYGTSGVLAALSLVAPQSHGNNIDRGAAWLVSCQNPDGGWGETCFSYDNPALKGQGNSTASQTAWAIIGLIAAGEGTGKFEKDAIDRGINYLLATQQSDGTWDEAYFTGTGFPGHFYLKYHLYQQHFPLTALGRYQAIFSK is encoded by the coding sequence ATGCAAACTCAAGACAGAACTAATGTATCCAGCGTCGAGGCGGCGATCGCCGCTTCTCAGAACTACCTGCTTTCCATCCAATATCCCGATGGTTACTGGTGGGTAGAGTTAGAATCCAACGTCACCATGATGGCAGAGGTAGTGCTACTCCACAAAGTTTGGGGTACAGACAAGACAAGACCTTTGCACAAGGCAGAAACTTATCTGCGTAGAGAACAGCGATCGCACGGCGGCTGGGAACTATTCTACGGCGATGGGGGAAATCTCAGCACATCGGTGGAAGCTTACATGGCGCTGAAGTTGCTGGGCGTACCGGAAACCGATCGGGCCATGAAAAATGCACGTGATTTTATCTTAGAACGGGGCGGCATCAGCAAAACGCGCATTTTTACCAAGTTTCACCTCGCACTAATTGGCTGTTACAGCTGGCGCGGGATTCCCTCAATTCCGCCTTGGATCATGTTGTTGCCAGAATCTTTTCCCTTCACGATATACGAAATGTCCAGTTGGGCGCGGAGTAGCACTGTTCCTCTGTTGATTGTATTCGATCGCAAACCTGTTTTTATCACCGATCCAGCCATCACGTTGGACGAACTTTATGCAGAAGGCGCTGGCAATGTCAAGTTTGAATTACCCCGAAGTTCCGATTGGACAGATTTGTTTGTCATATTGGATGATGCTTTCAAATTAGCCGAAAATCTGAATTTAGTACCTTTTCGCCAAGAAGGACTGAAAGCCGCCGAAAAATGGGTTTTGGAACGGCAAGAAGAAACAGGAGATTGGGGTGGAATTATTCCCGCAATGTTAAACTCACTTTTAGGATTGCGCTGCCTAGATTATGACGTGGCAGATCCAATTGTGGAAAGAGGTTTGCAGGCACTAGATCGATTTGCGATCGAAACCGAAGATACTTATCGAATGCAGCCTTGCGTTTCCCCCGTTTGGGATACCGCTTTGGTAATGCGAAGTCTGGTTGATTCGGGAATGACACCCAATCATCCAGCCCTTGTACGTGGAGGCGAATGGTTGCTGGATAAACAGATTCTAGATTATGGCGATTGGGCAGTCAAAAACAAGCAGGGAAAACCTGGTGCTTGGGCGTTTGAATTTGTGAATCGCTTTTATCCAGATGTAGATGATTCTGCCGTTGTGGTGATGGCTTTGAATGGGGTACAGTTACCTAATGAAAAGTTGAAACAGGCTGCGATCGCACGTACCGTTGCTTGGATTGCCACTATGCAGTGTCAAGGGGGTGGTTGGGCGGCTTTCGATCTAAACAACAATGCAGATTGGCTGAACCTTTTGCCCTATGCCGATCTCAAAGCCATGATAGACCCCAACACAGCCGATGTGACTGCAAGGGTGTTGGAAATGCTGGGGAGTGGCAATTTATCAATTGACAATCACAGCCTAAGTCGCGCCTTAGATTATCTCAAAAACGAACAAGAACCGGAAGGTTGCTGGTTCGGTCGTTGGGGAGTAAATTACATCTACGGCACCAGTGGAGTTCTCGCTGCACTGTCTCTGGTTGCGCCACAGTCTCACGGCAATAATATCGATCGCGGTGCGGCTTGGCTAGTTAGCTGTCAAAATCCTGATGGTGGCTGGGGTGAAACTTGCTTTAGCTACGATAATCCGGCCCTCAAAGGACAAGGAAACAGTACAGCATCTCAGACTGCTTGGGCCATAATAGGCTTGATAGCGGCGGGTGAAGGAACGGGAAAGTTTGAAAAAGATGCGATCGATCGGGGAATCAATTATCTTTTGGCTACTCAGCAGTCAGATGGCACCTGGGATGAGGCATATTTTACCGGCACCGGCTTTCCAGGTCATTTTTATCTGAAGTATCACCTCTATCAGCAACATTTTCCGCTGACAGCTTTAGGGCGCTATCAAGCTATTTTCAGCAAATAA
- a CDS encoding DUF1499 domain-containing protein, translating into MVESSVEKRSPLRLLVIILLSLLLATVFWLGATVAFPGGMTMFAGKRPTNIGVQAGKLADCPSSPNCVSSQSLDAEHKIEPLTYNSTTVEAMAQLKKVIESEERTKIISATSNYLYAEFATKLMGFVDDVEFYLDEAAKVIHVRSASRLGQSDLGVNRKRIETIRAKFNELKSNS; encoded by the coding sequence ATGGTTGAATCGTCAGTAGAAAAGCGATCGCCTCTGAGACTATTAGTGATAATCTTGTTATCGTTGCTATTAGCTACTGTCTTTTGGCTGGGCGCAACGGTAGCATTTCCAGGAGGAATGACGATGTTTGCAGGAAAAAGACCCACCAACATTGGTGTACAAGCAGGCAAATTAGCCGACTGTCCGAGTTCGCCCAATTGTGTCAGCAGCCAAAGCCTGGATGCTGAGCATAAAATTGAGCCGCTTACCTACAATTCTACGACCGTTGAGGCAATGGCTCAACTCAAAAAAGTTATTGAGTCGGAAGAGAGAACTAAAATTATCAGCGCAACATCCAATTACCTTTACGCAGAATTTGCCACCAAGCTAATGGGATTTGTTGATGATGTGGAATTCTATCTAGACGAAGCAGCAAAAGTTATTCATGTTCGTTCTGCTTCGCGCCTCGGACAGTCGGATTTGGGAGTAAACCGCAAACGAATAGAAACCATCAGGGCAAAATTCAATGAATTAAAAAGCAATTCATAA
- a CDS encoding phosphorylase, translated as MNIDAILVPQGAEYKSVCRGLSRVNGSKPPIFPIPVGVKPIIKYLEEWQKAGYLFNHQQPRVLLMGLCGSLTSRYSVGDIVVYRSCVYGSDEKLPEKMCDRTFTDEISNNLKEKAFLVRGLTTDRLIYSASEKRNLGVIYDAEVVDMEGFAALNVLNKAGFAVAILRVISDDSQHDLPDINSAISADGSLQSLPLAIGMLRQPIAATRLIKGSLRGLKVLEKTTTNLLQM; from the coding sequence ATGAACATTGATGCCATTTTGGTTCCTCAAGGAGCGGAGTATAAGTCTGTTTGTCGAGGTTTAAGCCGCGTAAATGGCAGCAAACCGCCGATTTTTCCGATTCCGGTTGGTGTTAAGCCAATTATCAAATATCTGGAAGAGTGGCAAAAAGCGGGATATTTGTTTAATCATCAGCAACCTAGAGTTTTGCTGATGGGTTTGTGCGGTAGTCTGACATCCCGCTATTCTGTTGGGGATATTGTGGTTTACCGAAGTTGTGTTTATGGTTCGGATGAAAAATTGCCGGAGAAAATGTGCGATCGCACTTTCACAGACGAAATTTCCAATAATCTGAAGGAAAAAGCTTTTCTGGTCAGGGGATTGACGACCGATCGCTTAATTTATTCGGCATCTGAAAAACGCAATTTGGGAGTAATATACGATGCTGAAGTTGTTGATATGGAAGGATTTGCAGCTTTAAATGTTTTGAATAAAGCTGGCTTTGCTGTAGCAATACTCCGAGTAATTAGCGATGATTCTCAGCACGATCTACCCGATATCAATTCGGCAATAAGTGCCGATGGTTCTCTGCAATCTTTGCCTTTAGCAATAGGAATGTTACGCCAACCGATTGCTGCAACTCGCTTAATTAAAGGTTCTCTTCGTGGATTGAAAGTATTGGAAAAAACGACAACTAACTTGCTACAGATGTAG
- a CDS encoding GlsB/YeaQ/YmgE family stress response membrane protein, with protein sequence MGNIIAWVILGLIAGAIAKAIYPGAQGGGILATIVLGVVGSFLGGMLFTLFQTGKFVLIGSNAINIPSIIVAIIGALVAIWLWGLINRSA encoded by the coding sequence ATGGGTAATATTATTGCTTGGGTAATTTTAGGTCTTATTGCTGGTGCGATCGCAAAAGCGATCTATCCCGGTGCTCAAGGGGGTGGCATTCTCGCTACGATTGTGCTGGGTGTTGTAGGATCTTTCCTGGGAGGGATGTTATTTACTTTATTCCAAACGGGAAAATTCGTGCTTATCGGTAGCAACGCTATAAACATTCCTAGTATTATTGTTGCTATCATAGGTGCGTTGGTTGCTATTTGGCTGTGGGGTTTAATAAATCGGTCAGCATAA
- a CDS encoding cytochrome P450, which yields MISLQENPQTQPVPKLPDGPKTPKFLQTIRAIFWPLKYLEKTAREYGDIYTTEIAGFPPQVVLSNPQAIQEIFTADPKLFESGPGNKILQPFFGDYSLLLHDGEYHQRQRRLLTPPFHGERMKAYGELICDITDRVISNWQIGETFSARSSTQEISLRVILRAVFGIDEGDRYEQLKQRLTALLDVTGSPLRSSFVFLRWLQKDLGAWSPWGRFVRLKQQINELLLTEINERRQKNDLAGEDILSLMMSARDEEGQPMTDAELLDELMTLLFAGHETTATALAWALYWVHHIPEVRKKLMEELVTLGENPDPNAITKLPYLNAVCSETLRIYPVALFTFPRIVKAPVQIAGYQFEEGTMLSPCIYLTHHREDLYPEPKRFKPERFLERQFSPYEFFPFGGSNRRCIGMAFAMFEMKLVLAKILLRSQLALADNRPVVPERRGITMAPSGGVKLVLTGHRS from the coding sequence ATGATTTCATTGCAGGAAAATCCCCAAACCCAACCAGTCCCCAAACTGCCTGATGGCCCAAAGACCCCCAAATTTTTACAGACAATTCGCGCAATCTTTTGGCCGTTAAAATATCTAGAAAAGACGGCTAGAGAATACGGTGACATCTATACAACTGAAATTGCTGGCTTTCCTCCACAAGTGGTATTGAGTAATCCCCAGGCGATTCAAGAAATTTTTACAGCCGATCCAAAACTGTTTGAATCTGGGCCTGGAAACAAAATTTTGCAGCCTTTCTTTGGGGATTATTCCCTGTTACTGCATGATGGCGAATATCACCAGCGTCAGCGCCGACTCTTGACGCCTCCCTTTCATGGGGAACGCATGAAAGCCTACGGCGAACTTATTTGCGATATTACCGATCGCGTAATTAGCAATTGGCAGATCGGCGAAACATTTTCAGCACGTTCATCCACCCAAGAAATCTCTCTGCGAGTCATTTTACGCGCTGTTTTTGGTATTGATGAAGGCGATCGTTACGAACAACTGAAGCAACGTTTAACTGCGCTTCTGGATGTTACTGGTTCTCCTTTAAGATCCAGTTTTGTTTTTCTGCGATGGCTGCAAAAAGATTTAGGGGCGTGGAGTCCGTGGGGACGATTCGTGCGCCTAAAGCAGCAAATTAACGAACTTTTATTGACGGAAATTAACGAACGTCGCCAGAAAAATGATTTAGCTGGCGAAGACATCCTTAGTTTAATGATGTCTGCTCGCGATGAAGAAGGTCAACCGATGACGGATGCCGAATTACTTGATGAATTGATGACATTGCTGTTTGCCGGACATGAGACTACAGCTACAGCTTTGGCATGGGCATTGTACTGGGTTCATCATATACCAGAAGTACGCAAAAAGCTGATGGAAGAGTTAGTTACCCTGGGGGAAAACCCAGATCCAAATGCTATTACTAAACTTCCTTATCTGAATGCTGTCTGTTCTGAAACCCTGCGAATTTATCCGGTTGCTTTGTTTACCTTCCCCCGGATTGTGAAAGCGCCGGTACAGATAGCTGGCTATCAATTTGAGGAGGGAACGATGCTATCTCCCTGTATTTATTTAACTCACCACCGCGAGGATTTATATCCAGAACCAAAACGTTTTAAACCAGAGCGTTTTCTGGAACGTCAATTTTCGCCTTATGAGTTTTTCCCTTTTGGTGGTAGCAATCGTCGCTGTATTGGGATGGCGTTTGCGATGTTTGAAATGAAGTTGGTACTGGCTAAGATTTTATTGCGATCGCAACTTGCGCTTGCCGATAATCGCCCCGTTGTACCCGAACGTCGCGGCATTACGATGGCACCCTCTGGAGGTGTAAAATTGGTATTAACTGGTCACCGCAGTTAA
- a CDS encoding DUF1824 family protein — MNTQNSTNLTVEQAQKILQQYSCTEVKPIESVSEKALVREALLLITNLSDYQNLGICADTATEGFSALESYLKGLGYKISLNTANILSEKDGVYIKFNTKKQSYYLDSYTGKYRGVLVSCQSSENESISGTYGHFPLNLFISVE, encoded by the coding sequence ATGAATACTCAAAACTCGACTAATCTCACTGTCGAACAAGCACAAAAAATCCTTCAGCAATACAGCTGCACAGAAGTGAAGCCTATAGAATCGGTATCGGAAAAAGCCCTAGTCCGTGAAGCGCTACTGCTAATCACTAATTTGTCTGACTACCAAAATTTAGGTATTTGTGCCGATACAGCGACTGAAGGTTTCTCAGCCCTAGAAAGCTATTTAAAGGGTTTGGGCTATAAAATATCCCTCAATACCGCCAACATACTCTCAGAAAAAGACGGAGTTTACATCAAATTTAACACCAAAAAGCAATCCTATTATCTCGATTCCTACACAGGAAAATATCGCGGTGTTCTGGTGTCTTGCCAATCTTCGGAAAATGAATCAATTAGCGGCACTTATGGTCATTTTCCGTTAAACTTATTTATATCTGTTGAGTAA
- a CDS encoding glycosyltransferase — protein sequence MIIGEVGLGITFISLVIWIVLLCFRGQFWRADQKLDVPATELEKWPSVCAVIPARNEAEMLPATMRSALLQSYPGSFKIVLVDDNSTDNTANVAKNVAQELDKSQQLHILSGEPLPPGWSGKLWAISQGIRYAETLIPTPDYFLLTDADIEHHNTNLRQLVAKSQQDDLDLVSLMVLLRCESFWEKVLIPAFVFFFQKLYPFRWVNDPNNSTAAAAGGCILISREALNRVGGIEVVRQALIDDCALAQAVKNSRGFSPANSESPLKWTKSSFSALFRGLQLLARDLNPWRVNDPIENFNNNQQPNTQGKIWLGLTNLTRSLRPYPSLSSIWDMVARTAFTQLNYSPLLLLGTLIGMPLIYIVPPVGAIVGLLTGNWLVTLVSLSTWLLMAIAYLPTLKLYGCSSLWSFCLPAIAFLYTLMTLDSAWRHWRGQGGAWKGRVYSLTGITTKPI from the coding sequence ATGATTATCGGTGAAGTTGGATTAGGCATAACCTTTATATCTTTAGTGATTTGGATAGTGTTGCTGTGTTTTCGGGGCCAGTTTTGGAGAGCAGATCAGAAGTTGGATGTGCCAGCAACCGAACTGGAAAAATGGCCTTCTGTTTGTGCGGTAATTCCAGCCAGGAATGAGGCAGAGATGTTACCCGCGACAATGCGATCGGCCCTCCTCCAATCCTACCCCGGCTCTTTCAAGATTGTCCTGGTAGACGATAACAGCACCGATAATACAGCCAACGTCGCCAAAAATGTTGCTCAAGAATTAGATAAATCTCAGCAACTACATATTCTCTCTGGCGAACCGCTACCACCAGGTTGGAGTGGCAAACTTTGGGCAATCTCACAAGGCATCCGCTATGCGGAAACGCTAATACCAACACCAGATTATTTTTTACTTACTGATGCGGATATCGAACACCACAACACCAATCTTCGCCAGTTAGTAGCAAAGTCTCAGCAAGATGATTTAGACTTAGTTTCCTTAATGGTACTGCTCAGGTGTGAAAGTTTTTGGGAAAAAGTTTTAATCCCAGCTTTTGTTTTTTTCTTTCAAAAACTTTATCCATTTCGCTGGGTTAACGATCCGAACAATTCGACAGCAGCAGCAGCGGGTGGCTGTATTTTAATTAGTCGGGAAGCTTTAAATCGTGTGGGAGGTATTGAGGTAGTTCGCCAAGCATTAATTGACGATTGCGCTCTTGCACAAGCTGTCAAGAACAGCAGGGGATTTTCCCCTGCTAATAGCGAAAGTCCACTCAAGTGGACTAAATCTAGCTTTTCAGCCCTCTTTAGAGGACTTCAGCTATTAGCCAGGGATTTGAATCCCTGGCGGGTGAACGATCCCATAGAAAATTTCAATAACAATCAACAACCAAATACTCAAGGTAAAATTTGGTTAGGACTTACCAACTTAACTCGTAGCTTGCGACCTTATCCATCTTTATCTAGTATCTGGGATATGGTTGCGCGTACAGCTTTTACCCAACTAAATTATTCCCCCTTACTTTTACTGGGAACGCTGATAGGAATGCCCTTAATTTATATAGTTCCGCCAGTTGGTGCAATAGTGGGTCTTTTGACGGGGAATTGGTTAGTTACGCTGGTAAGTTTATCTACCTGGTTGCTGATGGCGATCGCATACTTACCTACACTTAAACTATATGGTTGTTCGAGCTTATGGTCTTTTTGCTTACCTGCGATCGCATTTCTCTACACCCTCATGACTCTAGATTCCGCTTGGCGTCACTGGCGAGGACAAGGCGGCGCTTGGAAAGGTCGAGTTTATTCCCTAACAGGGATTACTACAAAACCCATCTAG
- a CDS encoding GlsB/YeaQ/YmgE family stress response membrane protein, with protein MNIVAWVILGLLAGAIAKAIYPGYQGGGILGTILLGAIGAFIGGTLVTLLQTGTFQLASTTLSIPGLFVAVIGALIAIWLWDLMNRRAYR; from the coding sequence ATGAATATTGTTGCTTGGGTAATTTTAGGTCTTCTTGCTGGCGCGATCGCTAAAGCTATCTATCCCGGCTATCAAGGTGGCGGTATTCTCGGCACAATTCTGCTGGGCGCGATCGGAGCTTTTATAGGCGGAACTTTGGTCACCTTATTGCAAACAGGAACTTTCCAACTGGCATCCACCACTTTAAGTATTCCCGGTCTTTTTGTCGCTGTCATAGGAGCATTGATTGCCATTTGGCTGTGGGATCTGATGAATCGGAGAGCATACCGCTAA
- a CDS encoding DUF2949 domain-containing protein codes for MQTKLVNFLQEELAIPASSIALAIRQSEQCPGHIPMILWQYGLVTLSQLDRIFDWLETA; via the coding sequence ATGCAGACTAAATTAGTTAACTTTTTACAAGAAGAATTGGCGATCCCGGCATCCTCGATCGCTCTAGCGATACGCCAAAGCGAACAGTGCCCAGGCCATATCCCCATGATTCTGTGGCAATATGGACTCGTCACTTTGTCACAGTTAGACAGAATTTTTGACTGGTTAGAAACAGCTTAG
- a CDS encoding DUF29 domain-containing protein, translating to MVLGNAPLISGEVYCSASQSSKGVAAMTPTQLNISQSSDLYETDFYTWTVEQAKFLRDGTWDSLDILNLADEIESLGKQDRRELRNRLRVLIGHLLKWEYQPGKRSRSWSNTIYEQRYQIKELIKESPSLKPYLRDAMVETYSDALDLARRETSLDESCFPEECCYKLEQILEKDFFPGEATKSDLID from the coding sequence ATGGTTCTAGGCAACGCACCTTTAATTTCTGGAGAGGTCTATTGTAGTGCTTCCCAATCCTCTAAAGGTGTAGCAGCTATGACCCCAACCCAATTAAATATCTCTCAATCTTCTGATTTGTACGAAACCGATTTCTATACTTGGACTGTCGAGCAAGCAAAGTTTTTGCGAGATGGTACGTGGGATAGTTTAGATATTCTGAATTTAGCTGATGAGATTGAATCTTTGGGGAAACAAGACCGCCGGGAGTTGAGGAACCGCTTAAGAGTTTTAATCGGGCATTTGCTGAAGTGGGAATATCAACCTGGTAAGCGTTCTCGGAGTTGGTCGAATACTATCTACGAACAACGTTATCAAATTAAAGAACTTATCAAAGAAAGCCCTAGCTTAAAACCTTATTTGCGCGATGCTATGGTGGAAACTTACAGCGATGCGCTGGATTTGGCTAGGCGGGAAACTTCGTTAGATGAAAGTTGTTTTCCTGAAGAATGCTGTTACAAGCTAGAACAGATACTAGAAAAAGATTTTTTTCCTGGTGAAGCAACTAAATCAGATTTAATCGATTAA